Part of the Equus caballus isolate H_3958 breed thoroughbred chromosome 18, TB-T2T, whole genome shotgun sequence genome is shown below.
ccttctagAACCACTATATTTGGAAAAGACTGAGCAGAACTAATGAAAACTGCGATGGATCCCACGTGCTAGACACAGAGACCAGGTAGATCAGGCATAGCTCCTGCCCTCCAAGAACTCAGCCTCCCGGGGCGGAGAGAAGGAAAGGGTTGAACAGGAAGACGGGCTGTGCCTGTGTTTTTCAGCGTGCTGGGAGCCCGCTGACTTCTGGGATTCCAGGAAGAGAGGCTCTAGTTCTTTCAAAACTTGCTCACAACTTTTCTGGGCCTCAATTCTTTTGGTGTTGAGCAAGATACCTGGTTTTCAGACTCCATGCTGGAGACGCCTGTCTGTGCTGCTTCTGGGCAGCTACAGGGGGGATCGGGGAGTGGAATGTGGAATGTGTGTGGCTCTGGGTCTCCTGCTCCCAAATGCAGCCAGATGAGCTCCACTTTTAATTGTGTCCTTAAAATTGGCTTATAGAGCCAATTTCGTGCGAACAAAAGATTGCATGGCTTttaaagtttgaaagccactaaATTAGATGATGAGGTAGCCAAGCCCAGGGCACTCTGGACTCACAAGGTCTCCACAAAATGGGTTTTGCAGACATATAAACTCGGAAAAGACCTCTGGGCATATCAGGCTATTGGCAACTGACAGTATTTTAGTATGTTATTAGGAATACTGGCAAATGCTTAGCAACCAGCTCTCTGCAGGTGAGAAGGGAGAAGCCCTATTTGTAGTATTTGCTGACTTCCATGATGTAAATCCCCCAAAAGGGGAGATGTCGAGTTATCAAAGTGAAGTCTCTGAATggagagctgggaagagatgcacGTAATAGGCTCAGGAGCGGGCTTTGGCACATCACTGGTTATGGGGTACCAACTAGTGACCCTGCTGTCTTCCCCTTTTGGGTTTAGAACCAACTAGGATACAGACTTAGGAGACAGAGGCTACAATGTCAGTCTTATTATGATCAAAGCTGGGTTATAGGATGTGGTTGGCTGGATTACGTTCAGATAGAATTATATCTTATAATTGCATAGGAGCAGTGTACTTCTCTCTGCCGTTGAGCTGGGGCTCAGTCACGTGACTTGCTTCCTCTTCCAAGCCTAGGCCTTAAGAGGCCTCCTGTGTTTTTGCTTGGCCTTCTGTACTTGCACCATCACCCTTAGATGTCCAAGCAATGCTCTGGTCCCAAGGGAGGAGGCGCAGAGAAGAACTGAGCTGCCTCAGCATCCCCAGCCCGGCAGGCCCCCCCTCAGCTGACTCGTAGACTCCtgagctaaataaatgttaattgttgTATGCTTCTGGGCTCTTGCGGTTGTTATTAGATGGTATTATTGGGCTATAGTTAACTTATTCAGAAAATGGTACCTGGGATGGGAGGCTGCCCTAATAAAGGCCTAACACATGTAGCATAGGTTTGGAACTGGGCACTGAGGAGATTTACAAGAGGTTGAAACAGGGCAAGAGAAAAGGTGACCCGTGCTATGTGGTGAAGAAATACTTGGTAAAATTATTGCCTATGGTAGTTCAGGAGGGAGAAGATGTACCTAAGAATCTGTGGAATTGGGCAGGCCAGTTTCCAGGCAGAATATTGTAAACACGGGCTTCCTTGCGCTGTAAATGATAAGGTACCACAAGGAAGAGAGGAGTTCAGGAAGGAACCAACCGGTTTACATGCAGGATCcagaaaatgaaatgatttctcatttccagtcCCTCCAACCACTAAAAGATCTTCAAATTAAGATTTGGCCTGGGGCACAAAGACCAAACCCGGGGCTGTGCCAGGGAAACACAGCCTCAGAGTAAAGATGAAATCAAGGATGCACCCTGGATTGCAATGCCCTGTGTCTTAAGGTCTGAAAGGAGTAAGGTGGCTCCAGAACACCCTTTCAGTGACAATTAGCTTTGAGTTTGAATGTCCTCCATGTGGCTTTGGAGGTGGGTGTCAAGGTCTTTCgcatggagaggagagagggcccCAGGCTGGGATTTCAGATGTTGAGCATGCCTGGCCCTAGAGAAGGTGACTTCTATGCCCTCCAACTCAGTCCTGGCACACACCACCCCCCTGGCAcacaccacccccccccaccctgctcccccgcccccgccccctccccccacccccccgctcgGCTGTTTTCCTGTCTCAGTTCCAGAATTTGTCCCAGGCCTCATGCCCTATTCACATGCCCCCCTGAGGTTGACTGCAGGGGCCCAATCTCTGCCAGTGGCCAACTGCTGGCCCACTAGACCCGAGCCCCCCCAAGCAGCTGCCAGGGCTGCCTCCTAGGGCTGAGCCCCTGCTCAAGGCTGCTCCCCACGGGCCGTCTGCCCAAGGCCGGCTGCTGGGTATTCTGGGGCTCCACCTGCTGGCGCTGACTCTCTCCTTTTGCCTGCATTAGAGCACAGGGGTCTGCCCGTCTTCTCCCAACCCCATCCCGACTCAGATGTGCTCACCAGATTGCCTGTCCAGGCGGACTCGGCACAAGGAATGCTTGGGCCGCCGCCTGGATTTGGTATGCATCGTTCTCAGCAAATCAATGAGATGCTCAGACCAGCTCAGCAAAGAACAGCCGGACATTCACTGTGAACGTCAAACTGTGCCCGCCCCCAGCCCAGAGAGACAACAAACAGCCAGTAAATGCCTCAGCATTAAACATTTCTTGGTGAAGGCGGGACAGTCAATTTTGACACGGTTGAGAAAAAATACAGCCTAATTTCTGTTCAAATGCACCAAATTTACTGCTCAGGTTCTCATTAACTGCTGTCAAGGAAGAAGTAGACAGaccaaataaattatgaaaaaattacttttttaatgtacAAAAAGACTTATTTACAAGTTGAGCATGTCATCTCAATTCATAGCATGTAGAAAAAGCTAAAAATGTCTGGAATATAAATTTGGCTGGATGGTTCACCCATAGTATTTTCAGGGCTGATGTCTTCTGTACAGACTATATACAGGCTGGGAACGGCCATAGACATCCTAGGTCAGGGATGAATGAGCGCCCTGCAGAGCCGGGACCCCTGGAGGGGCCCAGGGCTGTTACTGGAGTTGGCCTCGTCTTTGGACCATAACAATGAGTTTGACGTTCTGAGAGGCAGAGGGCCCAGGGGAGGCGTGGGCCCTGACCTGGTTGAAGCCAGGGTCATAGTCAGAATCAAGCTCATAGTGGTGCAGTTGGTTTCGGTGAGGCTGCCCCAAATTCGGCACggaaaggtgtgtgtgtatgcgtgtgtggtGGGGAAGATGCATCAATTCACCCAACAGCATGTTCAGGAACGATGCCTTCTGATGCTAGTTCCAAATGCCATTTCCAGGTGGGGCTTGGTCACGCTGAACAGGAAAATTCAGTGCTGGTCCCACAGAGTCCCAAGAATCGACCCCCTcaccctcccactcccacccacaACACCATGCATGTCATCGTTCTCCATGAAATGCACAGGAGGGCCGAGGAATGGTGTGCAGACGATACCACGACTGCACGTTGTGGCCTGGCACAGACCACTGGGCTGCCGGTGAGAGGACAGCAAGGCCCGGAGGAGCCCGAGCAGAGGCTGCCGTTGAGCCCTGGGGCTTTCCACGGTAGGTGGATAGTGCAGTGGAGAAACAGGACTGGGTAAACAGGCGACTTCCTCCTCCTACTGGGAGACCTCAGGGTGGCCTCAGGCGGGGCCCCGGGTGCACTCTCTTTCCTGAGTCCCCATCCCACGCTCTGGCTCATCTCGGTCCATCCCTAACCCGCAGCAGCTCCAGCAGCCCCGAGGTATTTAGAAGTAAGTGTTTTCGGGAAGGGCTACATTCTACATGCACGGACACAGTAAACACGGTCTGGAGAGGCCAGGGCAGTTCTGGGCTGGCCCCGAGtattacaattttttctttcctttttctggcaATAGTTCCATACTTTACTCATCCACATACACTTGGACAGTTTGCCAGTTGCAAACTCAGCTTTGCAGAGTAGAGATGCCAGCTCTACCAACCTTGGAATCAGGATGTGCTTCTGAACCATCCACataaaatctctttttcctctgtggCAAGAGACGTTCGAGGCCTCAAGAATTAAGCTTCAGTGAAGAGTTCTGGTGGGCCAGGGATTTCTTGTCCTTGCAGGTACTGGAATGAGAAGCTCCTCTTCCCAGATGAGAATATCCAGTATGGCTTTCAGATTCAAACCCAAATGTGGTTCCTCTACCCTCTTTCCTTGTGTACTTGTAAAGCCCTTGGCCAATGTAATCCCTCATTAGCCAAATGACAGAGGCAAAGCAGCCAGAACAGAGTGGTCCTATAAACACCAAGGCTGGGAAGCACTGTGTAAATGAAGTTTTCATTCCTGCCTTGCTTTTCCTGTCGAGATTTCTTTCAGTGTTCCCCGAAAAATAATCCAAAGGAAGACCAGACAGGATGCACATAAACCCACCCTTAAAGCATTTGTGGTCTGAACCAGCCATTGGCAAACCCCCTCAGACCTATTTAATACTTTTTTGGAAAAAGACGAAATGAACAAAAGCCCTGTGCTCGGGGAAGGGATGGTTCCTCCGGGTCCGCTCAGCACCAGAGGCTGGGGCCCTAGGTCATCATGTTCAGGAACTTGCTCTCCTCGGCCAGGCTGGTGAGCATGGAGCTCATGTCCCCGACCGCCATGTTGCTGATGCCCGTGGGGATGGAGGGCAGAGTCAGGGAATTCCGGGGGGTGGTGAGACGGGAGGAGCTCTGGGAGAGGCTGTGGAGGAGGCTCGGGCTCAGGGCACCCGAGAGCAAGCTTGAGTGATCGCCATCATCCATGATGGCATCAAAATCAATCTGGGGGGCCTCCAGTAGCTGGGAGTCCACGGTGCTGGACACTTGGTTGACCCCTGGTGAGGGCAAGGACTGGGGCGGGACGCTCTCCGGGCAGGCCTGTGGCTGAGGCGGCTGGGGCCTCATGGCCGGGCAGCCTACGTGGTTCTCCAGGCCTCCATTCTGTTCATACATGTGGATCTGGCCATAATAGTACAGCATGCTGTGGTCCTGGGCCCTGCCCGTGTCCTGTGGGGGCGGCTGAGGAGGCAAGGACACCATGGTGCCCATAACTCCTTTGGGCACAGACTCTGCCATCTCCTGGTTGGCCGATATGGCAGCCATGGCGTGGCCAGTGGCCCGGGCATAGGCCAGCTGCTGCCCAGCACGCACCCCACGGTGGCGGCCAGCAGGGTTGGGCTCAGGGGGTGGTCGCGGTTGCACTAGGCCAAAGCTTGATGCAGCCAGCCCCATCGTGCCCTGCTGGGGCTCCATGAagccaggctggtgggaaggcagaAGGTTGGGGCCCTGGCTGCAGCCCTCCTGGCTGATGGCGGATGCCAGGTGATGGCTCTGCTGTGGGTAGCTCTGGGCTAGGTGAGGCAGTGGCATCCCAGCCAGAGTGGAATTGGGGACCCCAAGTTCCCTGCGGCTGTTGCCCATCATAGTGGGGTCGGGAGCAACTTCCATCTGCTGGGGAAGCCCCAGGTGGCCTGGCTTGGCTGCCATGTTGCTGCAGGATGAGGGGAACTGGTCCAGGGCCCCACCCATGGTACTGGGGCTCAGCTGCGGGTGGGTTTGGCTGTAGCTGGTGTGGGGGCTCACAGTGGTGGTCATGCTGGGACACGGGCCACCTGTCCCTGGCTGCCTCAGTTGCTGCATATAATTTACCCTGGTGGTAGGGGGAGCTGCACTGCAGGGCTGAAGGTGTGGCTGCGTGCTGTCCAGGCCCCCAGGGCTCAGCTGCAGGCTTTGTGGACTGAAGCCTGGATACTGGCTGAAGGCTGGCTTCTGCTGCACCACCGCCAGGTTGCCCTGTGGAAAGGGGGGCGGCTTCACCTGGCTGGCCAGGGTGTCCATGGTGCCGGAGCTCACCTCGTTCCACTGCACCGGCATGCTGTTTTTGTTCAGGCTGGAGGGGGCCCCATAGCCCAGCTGGCAGCCTCCCAGCACGGGCGCTGAGGGGCCCACGTTAGAGTCGGCAGCCACCATCCTGCGCTGGCCATGCAGCCCGGGGCTGGGCAGTTTGGGGTTCTCGGAGAAGCAGGTGCTTTGTGGGGCATAGACTTGCTGGGTGCTCTCCTCCAGGGTGCCGCCGGCACGAGCCTTGATGTACTGTACCACGTCGTCGGGCAGCACCAGGTCGTCCTCGGGCAGCACGAGGCTGGCCTCTGGCCCTGCGCCGTCGGCCCCCGCCGCCATGGCCTCTAGCACCACGTTCTCGCTGATGCTGGGCGGCCGGGGCGAGTAGGCGCCGCAGGCCAGGCTGCTGTCGGCGCCCGCGTGGCCCTGCAGGCGGAGGCCGCGGCGCTCGGCGCAGGGCGGTGGGCCCGGGTGCACGCTGTGTGCGCTGTGGAAGCGCTGCACCCGCGGGGGCGCCAGTGCCTCGGGCCGCCGCCCCGGGTCGCTGGCCCGCCGTGCGCTCCCGCACGGGGCCTCGTGCGGGAAGGTGGGCGCGGGTCCCGCGGGGCCGTATGCCGGCCCGTCGCTGCCCCGCCGCGGTCCCAGCAGGCGCGGCCCGGGGGCCGGGAGCGTGCGCTCGGGAGCGTCCAGCAGCGCCAGGCGGGTCCGCAGGCTTGCGTGCTCGAGGCCGGGCAGCGGCGTTGGGGGCGGCCCGCCGGTGGCCGCCGCGTACTTGGCTCTCAGGCTGTACTGCTGCGCCGGCGTGAGTTGCAGcagccccgcgccgccgccgctaCACTGGCTGGCCTCGCTCGAGCGCCGCGACGCGTCGGTGGAGATGGGGTCGTAGGAGTCGGCCGAGCTGGCGTGGTGGGCGCGGCCGGCGCCCAGGGGCGAGGCCTCACTGGAGCGGCGGCTGGAGAAATAGGGGGAGATGCCGGAGGAGCGGCGGCTCACCGTGTAGGCCGAGCTGACGGTGCTGGTGGAGCTGTCGCGGCGCTCCTGCAGGTGGCTCAGCATAGTCACCTCGCTCGCAGACAGCTCTGACAGCCGCGGGTTGGGCAGCAGCCCCGCCGGCCCGCCGCTGCCGCCAAAGTTTTCCAGGATGGAGCCTGCGGGGAAGGAGAGGGGTCAGCGCGGGAGACAGGGTGCGATGCACTGCCTGCTTTGACCCTAAGAGCCCTCGGccggggcctggcacacagcacgCACTCAACCACTGATTTCTGAAtgaaaaaaggagggaaggaaggaaagaatagcGAGTGAACAAAGGATGGACCTTATTGCTAAGGGTGGGCAAGTGGAAGTCAGGAGGCCTGACCCCCACCTTACCTCTACCACTGCCCGGCTGGCCCTGAATTCTCATGACATTGggtcctcagtttctccagctctAGGTAAAACGTACCTCTCCATAGGGCTGGGTTACTGAGAGGAGGGCCCGGGTGCCCAGCAAGGGCCCTGGGCACAGCCTCCCTGCACCCTCACCATCCGTGGATGGGTGTTGCCAGTCGGGCTCCCTGGAGCTGAGTTTATGAGCAGGCTGCTCATAGGGACCCCTGAGGTCCACACtcaaggaagggaggaagagcgGCAGCCCAGCCAGGGGAAGTGAGCTCCCACCCACGCCTGACGACAGCCTCCGCTGATCTCACAGGGGGCTCTGGGCCTTGAATGGCCTCACACCCTGTGGGGATCAGCATGGGATGGGGGCCACCCCGGGAGGGgtgaccttgggtgaggcagCTGTCTGCAACCCAGGCCATCTCTGTATGAGGCTGAGAGTTGAAGGCCACTGGCCAGCAGTTCCCTCAACAGCTGGGGCAGCAAACCCTCCCTTCAAGAGAGAGCTGGGTGGTGCATCTCAGCGTCCACCGCAACAGGCCGTTGGGTCCTAGAGGGCAGCCTAATGGCTGAGTGCCCAGATGTGCCTGGTACCCAGCACAGAGTCAGCACTCAGGAAATGCTCCTGAAGACGTTTTCCATCTCAAAGCCTGGCCAACACCTCCTGAGGCTGAGCACAGGGCCGCCGCCTCCATGAAGTCCTCCCTGCTCTTCCCCAGCTGATgtgctttctccttcctctgcacaGCTCTACCCTGAGCTCTTGTTCTGTGGTTGAGTGTGTCTCTGGTGGCCTCCTACTGTCGGCTCCTCTAACCACAGGGGCCAGGATTATATTGCTGTCCTGCCCAGGACCTTTGCCACAGTGCCCACGGCAGGTGCCTGATACGTGACTGAATGACTGCCAAGGAAGAGGATGATGTGAGCGAGATCAGCTGATGGGGACGCAGCATGGTGTAGTtgaaagagcatgggctttggggCCACTCAGGCCTGCGCTAAGTCTCAGCTCTCACTGGTCTGAGGTGGCACTTTTGCGTCCGAGCCTTGATTTCCTTATCTGTGCAATGGCTGGTGAGATCTGTCCTACTGTGGGGATCCAGGGAGACGTACTGTGCTCGTTGGAGGTGAACCTGGTGGGCGCTGCCCCAGGCTCTCTCTCACCCCTGCCCACATGCCCAAGGCCTCAACTCACCACTTCCCGGGAGGGGAGGCAGCTTGGTGTTCCGGGCATGTGGAGCCGGCCCGGCCCATGAGCAGGAGTCCTTGAGTGACTTGAGCTTCTCCTTCTTGAGCTGCTCGAACCGGTGCATGGCGGCCATATGTTTGCGCAGCTGCAGGCCACCCGCGGAGGGAGTGGCCAGGGCTGAGGCGTCGGCCCCTGGGGGCGTGTCATCCAGAGCTGTCAGGTCTCCCAGGCTCCCAGGCCCTGTCCCCGGCATCTCCACGCCACTGTCATTGTTGGGGGCACTGCCCAGGGGAGAGGGCTCGCTGCTGCAGGACGACTGGGCCCCGGGGCTGGACTGACACAGCTGCAGGGGGCGTGGTGAGAAGGCACAGCCTCAGAGGGTGCAAGAACCCACCTGGCCCTACACCCATGCCTGCACACACACCGCATCCTTGCACACCCAGGGGCAGGAAGGAAGCTGCCACGAGGAGGTGCTTTCGAAGCATCGCTTCTTTGAAGCTTGGCTTCCCTGAACTGCCTCTGGGACAGGGTTAGTGGAGAGATGGAAAGCATCTGGCACACAAAAGGCACCCAGTGACTGTCAGCCCTCATCCCCGGTGCTCCTAAGCTCCCCCAGTGGGGGTCTGGCCAGAGCTCTGCCTGTTGAGCTTTGCGTATGTGGACACTCTGAAGCTGTGCCCCGTGGAGGCTGCCACAGCCGCATGAAGTTGACATGAATGGGAGAATTAAGCATTCCCAAAAGAGCGATGTGCTGCACGACGAAGCAGGGAACGCTGAGAGGCTGCGAATGTGGGGTCTTCTCAACAGACCAGAGACAGGCTGTTGGAAGGGAAAGGATGACCCAGGAGGGCAGAACTGCTGAATGATGACCCCAAACCAGCCCTCCCTCTGGGTCGGGGTGGAGTCGCGCAGAGAGCCCGTGGTGCATGTGTACAGAGCAGGGCTCCACAGAACCTGGGCTACCTTCACTGTGACCTGGGGTTTGAGCCCAAATGAGGCTCACCTCATTGGGTGGAGCAGACGTGGCACCCCTGGGCTCATTCCTAGGCTGAAAGCCCCAAATTCAGGACCTCTCCTGGGGAAGCTGCAGTGCTCCCTCCTGCCCGTGGCACCACCCACATTCCCCCTCTTGGCGCTCAAGGCCCCCTGTAGGTCGGTCCTGCTCTCCTCTGCAGCCTGAACTCGCACCTCCACAGCCCTGTCCCTCCTGCAGGCTCGGACCCCACCGCTCACTCCTGCACCTGCCGGCTTGGCTCCTGCTGCCAGCCTTTACCTGCTCCGATGCTCCCACCTACAGTGCCTGCCGTCTACCTATCCAAACCGACCTGCCCGGGCCCAGGAGGGGCCTGGCCTGACAGGTCAGTGTCCGCCCAGGCAGCCCAGCCCACCCTTGCACAGGCCAGCCCGCCCTCACCGCCCCGGCTTCTCCGCTCACCTCAGTACCGTCTATCCTTAGGGGAGGTACAGTCGGGAGAAAGAGGCGGAGACAAAGAACAGGTGGTTAGAACAAAAGGAGTGGAGGCCAGAGGGGCGAGGACGCAGAgacaggacagagggaggggccGGCTGCGGCACTCGGCTGCTAGTTGGAAAGGCAGATGCCAGGGACCACCCCCGCCCCCTTGCAGACTGACCACATGGTGAGGCGGGCATTCCCATCGCCCACAGCCTGCCCAGCAGAATGGGACCTGGCACAAGACAGGTTCTGTGTGAAGCTCAAGGGGGTGAAAGGAGGAAAGTTGAGCTGGAGAGGAGGGACATTATCATGTGCTTAGAGGGGGGAGCCCGGGGCGCAGCCCACAGCTGTAGTTGGGGCTCTGGGCCCCCGAGGGCCCTCGTGCCAGCTGGGCTTGGCCTCCTGGGAGCCGGAGGGCATGGATGGGGCCTCTGCTGCCCAGCTCTGCTTACCCCGGAGCTCTCCGTCTTGATGGCTTTGACGTGCAGGCAGtcctccacagcctggctggtGCTGCTGGCCTCGGCACTCTCCTCAGAGCCCTGGCCACCAGGCTCAGCGctggcctcagtgtccccattcTCCTTGAGCAGGGGGGCGCGGAGGTGCACGTCATTGCGTTGCTTCTTGGTGACATGGGCATCTGGGCCGTGGACCGTTTTCACATGCTTCCGGAGAGAGCTGGGGTCCGTGTATCGCTTGGTGCAGCCTGGGATCTTGCAAATGTAGGGTTTCTGGGAAGAGAAGCAGGCCTGCATCATGGACGGGATACGAAGACAGCCTCTGAAGGGGGCACTGCCCATTCTCTTGCAGCCATGCCCGACGCTCTGGTAGAGCCTGGCCGGCACAGCGGGGAGGTGCTCGACCTATTTGCAGCCAGTGCCCTCTGGATGGAGCCGCTCCCCACCCCGAGGCCtgcaggagcccagccctgccccgccTGCCTGCCACCTTCCCCTGAAGGTAAGCATGTGGTCCAGGAACTCCCGCCACAAGCTGGGGACATGGATCAGACACTGTGGAGGGATGAGGGACAGAGTCTGGTGTGGTCACTGTGCTGCCTCCCCTGTAACGAGGGCGCTGGGATTTTTATATCAGAAGCAAGTGTATGATCTCTTTAAACCTGTGAGACAGCGCTAGGACTCTCTGCCGAAGACAGGTTCAGAGAGGCAAAGATACGGGCTCAAAGTCACCCAGAAAACCCAGGCTTTCTGAACCTCAGTCCTGagctgaaacacacacacactcacatccacatacagacacacacccTGAAacccacatacatacatgcacacacatgtatacacacatgctcacacagcTACGTGCACactcacatgcatacacacacttCCACTGACACACACTCAGTATATACACAGATACACATGTGCAGATACACATGTACAGGcacactcatatacacacacacaaatatgcatgcacacacccaCATGATATATCCACATGTACATGCAcacccacatacatacacatactgatacacacccacacacgtgcatacacatAATTGctaatacacatacatacacctcTCCAAGGCTAGCTCTTGTCTGTAGAGACTATGGGCTGCATATACATTTGGGAAATCCTCTAATTTCTTATAAGCCTTGGAGCAAGTCCCTTTGGGTCTAAAATGTAAGCTTTTAGAAACCTTCTTTCCTGAGCCTACCTGACTGACAGCAATTGAGTGGCTGGGTTGGGACCAGGACAGCAGACAGCACAGGCTCCCGCCCGACTTCCCTCCCTGGGCTCTCTCAGCCCTGCTGGGGGTTCTGGCTCCCTGGGGAGACAAAGGCTGCTCTGTGCCCCATCAGCGGGGGGGCTGACAGCTACGCCAGGCCCAGGTAGCACTGGTGGCTAGAGCATGTCATTGCCAGCTGCCCAGGCCACAGGGGCAGGGGCCTGCTGATGTGTGCTGAGCTCAGACAGCCAGTCGttgtggggggggcggggagtgggACCTGGCACCTGGCTACCGAATGGCCTACAGATGTCGAGAAGCCATGGGGTGATGCATTCATGCACGTGTCAGCAGGGCCCCTGCACAAGCCTGGTGCACCCCCAGCCGAGGTACCTCATTGGAGTGGGTGCGGTTCTGGTGCTTGGCACGGTCTGAGGCATTGGAGAAGGCCTTGTTGCAACCCTCGTGCTCACACACATACGGCTTTTCCCCAGTGTGGGACCGCAGGTGTGTCTTCAGGTTCTCCAGGCGAGAGTAGGCCTTCGAGCAGCCCTCGAACTGGGGAGAGGTGGGTTCGGTCAGTGAGGGCTCCTGGATCCAACGCAGggagcctgcctcctccccagacccctcctccactccacccCAACGGTGCGCACAGGAGTCTGTATTTTAACATTGACATTTACCTTCCTTTCTGATTATAAAACTGACATATGGCAATTCTAGAAAACTTGGAAAGGactgaaaagtacaaagaaggaaatgaaaaccattGGCTGCCCACGGACAGCCACTGCTGACATCCAGGCAGGTCTCCTCCTGGTGGCTTTGCATTTCACCCCCACACGATTTTTTAAACCCAAATTGCGAAGATAGCAATTATTTAGGTATGTATTCTGCTTGTTAAAGTTAACAGCACATTGTGAGAATCTTCCCATATCattaaaaactcttagaaaatatTATCTTTAACTGTTTCCCAATGCCACACCCTGATTAGAACTTTCCTGTGTATTAACATGGGCTGAGAGGAAAATCGAGAGACCTCCACGTCCTTGAGTGAGCTGGCCACCCTCACCCTCGCTCTGGCCATGCTGGTCTCCTTTCAGTCTTTTGACTCCACTCAGTTCTTCCCGGCAAGGGACCTTTGCACACACAGTCCTCTCTGGCTGGAACCTCGCCCCTGTCCCCACCCCGGCCCTGACCTGGCTCCCTCTCTCAGTCTTTTAGGTCATCTGTTCTGAGAGCATTTCTCTGATATTCTTAATCATAACACTCCACCCTTTTTCATTTATACTCCCTAACACAATTGGTGATGAGCTTAACCATGTTGTCATCTGGCCTTCCCACTAGGATATACGCTCCATGAGAGCAGGTACCTTCTAAGCCTcgttcatttctgtgtttctatCATTTAGTgcctgagaaaaagaaacattttcagcactcaagaaacatttttgggaaagaaggaaggaagaaaggagggagcaagagagagaggcagggagggtagaaggaaggaagggtcaTTGCAGGAAGCTGCACCTCTTCCAAAGATACTGCAGGTGCACCCACTATCTGTGAAAATGGCCCTCAGGAGGCTATGGAGACCCAGCAGGAGCTGGCTCACTCGTCACATCCTCCCCTCTATTCCTGAACGATCTGACTGAGCGCACTTGGATCCAAATGCCTTTATCTGTTTCCACCATGTACAGCCCATATCAGAGAGCTAGGGTTGCTACCACTCGCTCGGAGGGCTATGTTCAGAACTTGCTGCAAAGGACCAAGggagccaaaacaatcttgaaggACAAATTTGGAGGCCTGACACTtgccaatttcaaaacttactacaaaaccacaataatcaagactgtgtgtGGTACTCCCATGAGGGCAGACg
Proteins encoded:
- the GLI2 gene encoding zinc finger protein GLI2 isoform X1; translated protein: METSASAAASEKKEAKSGILEATAFPDPARKASALAVATAAAAAVAAQGVPQHLLPPFHAPLPIDMRHQEGRYHYEPHSVHGVHGPPALSGSPVISDISLIRLSPHPAGPGESPFNTPHPYVSPHMEHYLRAVHSSPTLPAISAARGLSPADVAHEHLKERGLFGLPAPGTHPSDCYHQMTLMAGHPAPYGDLLMQSGGAAGAPHLHDYLNPVDVSRFSSPRVTPRLSRKRALSISPLSDASLDLQRMIRTSPSSLVAYINNSRSSSAASGSYGHLSAGALSPAFTFPHPLNPVAYQQILSQQRSLGSAFGHTPPLIQPSPTFLAQQPMALASINATPTQLSSSSNCLSDASQNKPSSESAVSSTVNPIVIHKRSKVKTEAEGLRPASPLTLTQEQLADLKDDLDRDDCKQEAEVVVYETSCHWEDCSREYDTQEQLVHHINNEHIHGEKKEFVCRWQACTREQKPFKAQYMLVVHMRRHTGEKPHKCTFEGCSKAYSRLENLKTHLRSHTGEKPYVCEHEGCNKAFSNASDRAKHQNRTHSNEKPYICKIPGCTKRYTDPSSLRKHVKTVHGPDAHVTKKQRNDVHLRAPLLKENGDTEASAEPGGQGSEESAEASSTSQAVEDCLHVKAIKTESSGLCQSSPGAQSSCSSEPSPLGSAPNNDSGVEMPGTGPGSLGDLTALDDTPPGADASALATPSAGGLQLRKHMAAMHRFEQLKKEKLKSLKDSCSWAGPAPHARNTKLPPLPGSGSILENFGGSGGPAGLLPNPRLSELSASEVTMLSHLQERRDSSTSTVSSAYTVSRRSSGISPYFSSRRSSEASPLGAGRAHHASSADSYDPISTDASRRSSEASQCSGGGAGLLQLTPAQQYSLRAKYAAATGGPPPTPLPGLEHASLRTRLALLDAPERTLPAPGPRLLGPRRGSDGPAYGPAGPAPTFPHEAPCGSARRASDPGRRPEALAPPRVQRFHSAHSVHPGPPPCAERRGLRLQGHAGADSSLACGAYSPRPPSISENVVLEAMAAGADGAGPEASLVLPEDDLVLPDDVVQYIKARAGGTLEESTQQVYAPQSTCFSENPKLPSPGLHGQRRMVAADSNVGPSAPVLGGCQLGYGAPSSLNKNSMPVQWNEVSSGTMDTLASQVKPPPFPQGNLAVVQQKPAFSQYPGFSPQSLQLSPGGLDSTQPHLQPCSAAPPTTRVNYMQQLRQPGTGGPCPSMTTTVSPHTSYSQTHPQLSPSTMGGALDQFPSSCSNMAAKPGHLGLPQQMEVAPDPTMMGNSRRELGVPNSTLAGMPLPHLAQSYPQQSHHLASAISQEGCSQGPNLLPSHQPGFMEPQQGTMGLAASSFGLVQPRPPPEPNPAGRHRGVRAGQQLAYARATGHAMAAISANQEMAESVPKGVMGTMVSLPPQPPPQDTGRAQDHSMLYYYGQIHMYEQNGGLENHVGCPAMRPQPPQPQACPESVPPQSLPSPGVNQVSSTVDSQLLEAPQIDFDAIMDDGDHSSLLSGALSPSLLHSLSQSSSRLTTPRNSLTLPSIPTGISNMAVGDMSSMLTSLAEESKFLNMMT